One Brevibacillus choshinensis genomic window carries:
- a CDS encoding YolD-like family protein, with the protein MSEKSSHHAGRGYEELACTLVRRPTIEDEDFGEMCFRIYDSTQYNYPIQVLWFVRESGSLGTVESACGLVREIDAEQYLVKLVNKEDSRWIKVKDIVSVTK; encoded by the coding sequence ATGAGCGAGAAATCTTCACATCACGCAGGAAGAGGCTACGAGGAGCTAGCATGTACATTGGTGCGGCGGCCGACGATAGAGGATGAAGACTTCGGGGAGATGTGTTTTCGAATCTATGACAGCACGCAATACAACTATCCCATTCAGGTACTATGGTTCGTCAGGGAATCTGGGTCTTTGGGCACGGTAGAATCAGCATGTGGACTGGTTCGGGAAATTGACGCCGAACAATATTTGGTCAAACTCGTCAACAAAGAAGATTCCCGATGGATCAAAGTCAAGGACATCGTAAGTGTGACGAAATGA
- a CDS encoding nitroreductase family protein: MDFHALKDIIHGRRSVRKFTEQDVSIEDINDILDCARYAPSDTNSQTWEFIVITNKEMIKQIEQLTWDALNEKAAAATEKGFEKEAKLLVRSFGPYATAFSNAPALIICLATPYQSKFREKIFEPIQLVPETVWEEEGIKSSCLATQNLMLAAYAKGLGTCPMTGPVLLAADKIRSYLNISDEKQMNMVIALGHPQDVPKKLPRKEVSEITTYIQ; the protein is encoded by the coding sequence ATGGATTTTCACGCACTAAAAGATATTATTCACGGAAGACGCAGCGTACGTAAATTTACCGAACAGGACGTGTCGATCGAGGACATCAACGACATCCTGGACTGTGCCCGTTACGCTCCTAGTGACACGAATTCTCAAACATGGGAATTCATCGTCATCACCAACAAAGAAATGATCAAACAAATCGAGCAGCTCACATGGGATGCTCTGAACGAAAAAGCAGCAGCAGCAACGGAAAAGGGATTTGAAAAGGAAGCCAAGCTGTTGGTTCGCTCATTTGGACCCTATGCAACGGCATTTTCGAATGCACCTGCGCTGATCATCTGCTTGGCGACCCCATACCAGTCGAAGTTCCGCGAAAAGATCTTCGAACCGATCCAATTGGTTCCGGAAACGGTCTGGGAAGAGGAGGGCATCAAGAGCAGCTGCCTGGCTACCCAAAACCTGATGCTGGCTGCTTACGCAAAGGGTTTGGGTACGTGCCCGATGACGGGACCGGTGTTGCTTGCTGCTGATAAAATCAGAAGCTACCTGAACATCTCTGATGAAAAACAAATGAACATGGTAATCGCACTCGGACATCCTCAAGACGTTCCGAAAAAGCTCCCTCGCAAAGAGGTAAGCGAAATTACCACGTACATTCAATAA
- a CDS encoding GreA/GreB family elongation factor, with amino-acid sequence MNHRILSATREQLIQQLIFFDEQYSLFFDHYVRDYGKEKQIVDALVRRYRETLEDILAQDDSELSQSLQNVTLLGSSVSVRFEEDGYEELFTVVFPTDIDPDHNRISFLSPIGRQLLLTAPQESLVLESPVGRQPVQIKEVSFSYRGGFPGQ; translated from the coding sequence ATGAACCATAGAATATTGAGTGCGACTCGTGAGCAATTGATCCAGCAGCTCATCTTTTTCGATGAACAATATTCTCTTTTTTTTGATCATTACGTGCGCGATTACGGCAAGGAAAAGCAGATCGTGGATGCGCTCGTCAGGCGGTACAGGGAGACCTTAGAGGACATTCTCGCTCAGGATGACAGTGAGTTGTCCCAAAGCCTGCAAAATGTAACCTTACTGGGCAGCAGCGTGAGTGTACGGTTTGAAGAGGACGGCTACGAGGAGTTATTTACTGTGGTTTTTCCCACAGACATTGATCCTGATCACAATCGAATATCCTTCTTATCTCCCATTGGCAGGCAGTTGCTTTTGACGGCACCCCAGGAGTCACTGGTTTTGGAAAGCCCGGTTGGCAGGCAGCCTGTCCAAATCAAAGAGGTAAGCTTCTCATATAGAGGAGGTTTTCCAGGACAATAA
- a CDS encoding MDR family MFS transporter has product MNPDANATFQSPKDVGEVKRLPILISLMIGAFFSILNETLLNIAFPQLMIELNVSASTLQWLATGYMLVVGVLVPASGLLVQLFTTRQMFLGAMILFTAGTLVCGIAPHFSILLVGRLLQAAGTGLMLPVLMNTILVLYPPEKRGAAMGSIGLVIMFAPAIGPTLSGLILESLQWRWLFYLVLPFAVFSIVFAAIYLKNVSETKKIKVDVVSLILSTIGFGAFVYGFSSSGEGHGGWSNPLVYGTVAVGLISLVLFVVRQLRVEEPLMDLRAFRFPMFTLTAILLIIMMMTLFSAMSLLPFLFQGALGMTVFASGLLMLPGSLLNGLISPLTGKLFDKYGPRALVIPGAAFLCVIMWLLTRISIETSKMSFLALHICLMVAISMIMMPTQTNGLNQLPPRFYPHGTAILNTLQQVAGAIGVAFFIGVMTSGQRAFLATSPNPTAPDQLAEAMVAGVHNAFLIGLGFSVLALVLAFFIQKTKPAQE; this is encoded by the coding sequence GTGAATCCAGACGCAAACGCCACTTTCCAGTCTCCCAAAGATGTTGGGGAAGTAAAGAGACTGCCTATTTTGATCTCGCTCATGATCGGGGCATTTTTCTCCATCCTAAATGAAACACTGCTCAACATTGCGTTTCCGCAGCTGATGATCGAGTTGAATGTATCGGCATCGACGTTGCAATGGCTAGCGACTGGCTACATGCTCGTTGTCGGTGTGCTGGTTCCGGCATCGGGATTATTGGTCCAATTGTTTACGACCAGACAAATGTTTTTGGGAGCCATGATCCTGTTCACCGCGGGCACTTTGGTTTGTGGAATTGCCCCGCACTTTTCCATTTTATTGGTCGGACGACTGCTCCAAGCAGCGGGAACCGGCCTGATGCTGCCTGTTTTGATGAATACGATTCTCGTTTTGTACCCGCCTGAAAAGCGAGGCGCCGCCATGGGGAGCATCGGGCTAGTCATCATGTTTGCCCCTGCAATTGGACCCACACTCTCCGGTCTCATTCTGGAGTCCTTGCAATGGCGCTGGCTTTTTTACCTGGTTCTGCCCTTCGCTGTCTTTTCCATTGTGTTTGCAGCAATCTACCTGAAGAATGTATCGGAGACCAAAAAAATAAAGGTGGATGTGGTCTCCCTCATCTTATCCACCATCGGGTTCGGTGCTTTTGTTTACGGTTTCAGCAGCTCGGGTGAGGGTCATGGAGGATGGTCGAATCCACTTGTTTACGGAACTGTGGCGGTAGGTCTCATTTCGCTCGTGTTGTTCGTAGTGCGGCAGCTACGGGTAGAGGAGCCTTTGATGGATCTTCGTGCATTCCGTTTTCCCATGTTCACGCTGACAGCCATTTTGCTCATCATCATGATGATGACCCTGTTCTCTGCGATGTCGCTGCTTCCTTTCCTGTTCCAGGGAGCGCTTGGCATGACAGTATTCGCTTCTGGCCTGTTAATGCTGCCGGGAAGCCTATTGAACGGGCTTATTTCGCCCCTTACAGGAAAACTGTTTGACAAATACGGCCCCCGAGCCTTGGTTATTCCGGGAGCAGCGTTTCTCTGCGTGATCATGTGGCTTCTTACACGAATTTCGATTGAAACGTCCAAGATGTCTTTCCTCGCGCTGCATATTTGTCTCATGGTGGCGATCTCCATGATCATGATGCCTACCCAGACCAATGGACTGAATCAGTTGCCGCCAAGGTTTTATCCGCATGGAACGGCCATCTTGAACACCTTGCAGCAGGTTGCCGGAGCCATAGGTGTCGCCTTCTTCATCGGTGTGATGACTTCTGGCCAGCGAGCTTTCCTGGCGACGTCACCCAATCCTACAGCGCCTGATCAACTGGCTGAGGCGATGGTAGCCGGTGTTCATAACGCCTTTTTGATCGGGCTTGGTTTCTCTGTCCTTGCATTGGTGCTAGCGTTCTTCATCCAAAAGACGAAGCCTGCCCAGGAATAG
- a CDS encoding DUF2512 family protein translates to MTRFIVKVVMNGIILIPLLKWYTEATTMSAVVASIIFSLIAYFIGDQLILRASNNLVATISDAVLAAIYLWAVSAMMNWSLSWGELLFTVVLLGVAEMLYHYFLKRFDRDTERETA, encoded by the coding sequence TTGACTCGTTTTATTGTGAAGGTTGTCATGAATGGCATCATTCTCATCCCCCTTCTCAAGTGGTATACCGAAGCAACTACCATGTCCGCTGTCGTCGCTTCCATCATTTTCTCCCTAATTGCCTATTTCATTGGGGACCAGCTGATTCTTCGAGCATCCAACAATCTCGTCGCAACCATCTCAGATGCCGTGCTGGCCGCCATATACCTCTGGGCAGTGTCTGCCATGATGAATTGGTCGCTTAGCTGGGGTGAACTCCTGTTTACAGTCGTCTTGCTGGGAGTAGCCGAGATGCTTTATCACTACTTCCTGAAGAGATTTGATCGTGATACGGAACGGGAGACGGCATAG
- a CDS encoding spore germination protein, with the protein MKKIAWNRKGFKTNRGSDPITPSIDEQIEWLRQQLTDRFDVVYHQFVIGSSQRCALVYLQGMVDIQMLQEELLRPLFTLSQTSSREFRERIFERRQLPVSDYHITSLRAGFHSLLDGSVLFLVDGEENIIQLPFGSQEQRTIDEPANEATVRGPREAFIENAEVNLSLIRKRLKTPLFKTESMRLGTHTQTEVMILYIQGICKKELVDEVKMKLANIEIDGVLGSSYLEEFLDHSPFSPFPQVQYTERPDVVSAALLEGRVAMIIDGTPMVLLAPVTLWMLLQSAEDYYQRYIAGTWIRWIRYLFVFISLLLPSVYVAITTFHPEMIPPKLLMTIAASREIVPFPALIEAFIMEVSFEALREAAVRIPKSIGQAVSIIGALIIGTAAVQAGIVSAAMVIIVSFTGIASFIIPHYDLGLSFRFLRFPIMIFAGLFGLFGIICGLLLIYIHLINLRSFGTPYLAPMTPFIPGELKDTYVRAPWWSMRKRPSTAGMNKIRQRNNMSTREEDGD; encoded by the coding sequence ATGAAAAAGATCGCTTGGAACAGAAAAGGCTTCAAAACCAATCGGGGATCTGATCCAATCACACCCTCCATTGACGAGCAAATCGAATGGCTCCGCCAGCAACTCACGGACCGCTTTGACGTTGTTTACCATCAATTCGTGATCGGTTCTTCGCAGCGATGCGCCCTGGTTTATTTGCAAGGCATGGTGGATATCCAAATGCTTCAGGAAGAGCTCCTACGTCCCCTCTTCACTCTCTCGCAGACGAGCTCCCGTGAGTTTCGCGAGAGAATCTTTGAGCGCAGACAACTGCCTGTCTCTGATTATCACATAACCAGCCTGCGTGCTGGCTTCCACTCTTTGCTCGATGGCTCTGTGCTTTTTCTGGTTGATGGCGAGGAGAATATCATCCAGCTTCCTTTCGGCTCCCAGGAGCAGCGCACCATCGATGAACCTGCCAATGAGGCTACCGTCAGAGGCCCGCGAGAAGCCTTTATCGAAAATGCGGAAGTCAACCTTTCCCTGATTCGAAAAAGACTGAAAACCCCTCTGTTCAAAACCGAATCCATGCGCCTTGGCACCCATACCCAAACCGAAGTCATGATTCTCTACATACAGGGAATCTGCAAGAAGGAACTGGTGGATGAAGTCAAGATGAAGCTTGCGAACATCGAGATCGATGGGGTACTCGGCAGCAGCTACCTCGAGGAATTTCTCGACCATTCCCCTTTCTCTCCTTTTCCCCAGGTGCAATATACGGAAAGGCCAGATGTCGTTTCCGCAGCACTGCTGGAAGGACGGGTCGCTATGATCATAGATGGTACGCCTATGGTGTTGCTCGCACCCGTCACGTTATGGATGCTGCTACAATCAGCAGAGGATTACTACCAGAGGTATATCGCAGGAACATGGATTCGTTGGATACGTTATCTGTTTGTTTTCATTTCACTGCTGCTTCCTTCTGTGTATGTTGCGATTACGACGTTTCACCCGGAAATGATTCCACCTAAGCTGCTCATGACCATCGCCGCTTCTCGTGAAATCGTTCCGTTTCCTGCATTGATCGAAGCCTTCATCATGGAGGTTTCCTTTGAAGCCTTGCGGGAAGCAGCCGTACGCATCCCCAAATCGATCGGTCAAGCTGTGTCCATCATCGGTGCCTTGATCATCGGTACCGCTGCCGTGCAGGCGGGGATCGTTTCCGCTGCAATGGTCATCATCGTATCTTTTACGGGCATCGCTTCCTTTATCATCCCGCACTATGATTTGGGCCTGTCCTTTCGCTTTTTACGGTTTCCCATCATGATTTTTGCTGGGTTGTTTGGGCTCTTCGGCATCATTTGCGGCCTGCTTTTGATCTATATTCACCTCATCAATTTACGTTCATTTGGCACGCCCTATTTGGCACCCATGACACCGTTCATCCCAGGTGAACTCAAGGATACCTACGTGAGGGCACCGTGGTGGTCCATGCGCAAAAGACCATCCACGGCAGGGATGAATAAGATCAGGCAGCGAAATAACATGAGCACGCGAGAGGAGGATGGCGATTGA
- a CDS encoding glycosyl hydrolase family 18 protein has protein sequence MRKTLICLSVLLLIGLAGCGQPRHDASPPIDRSTVQKNSHDELSKIVLGWNAFGTTDIYIHQNSLSPEINVVSPRWYSLDAERLVSGEADPRYIEWAHQSGKKVWAFFGNQFNAELTDSMIGSQDKRKKIVELLEKKVVPSKIDGINVDFENISPTNKADFVDFIKQLKKTFSPHGIVVSVDVTRENPDPYWSGSYDRKELGKTADYMIMMGYDEDLGGGEKVGSVASLQWVEEGVQLLLRDVPAEKVLLAIPFYTREWVTNLSTHQSVRFDRSMVETQQLLQEKKLTKKWDDKTKQNYVEFIENGEKHQIWIEDEMSMKHRLELVNKYKLKGSAVWYVGQETPDIWPIFQ, from the coding sequence ATGAGAAAAACGCTTATTTGTCTTTCTGTGCTATTGCTGATCGGATTGGCAGGGTGTGGTCAGCCCCGTCATGATGCATCACCGCCTATAGATAGATCCACTGTGCAGAAAAATAGTCACGATGAACTCAGCAAAATCGTTTTGGGGTGGAATGCCTTTGGCACCACAGACATCTACATTCATCAAAATAGCTTATCGCCAGAAATCAACGTCGTATCTCCTCGCTGGTACAGCCTGGATGCTGAGCGCTTAGTCTCAGGGGAAGCAGATCCGCGATACATCGAGTGGGCACACCAGTCAGGGAAAAAGGTCTGGGCATTCTTTGGGAACCAATTCAATGCGGAACTGACGGATTCCATGATCGGAAGTCAGGACAAGCGGAAGAAAATCGTAGAGCTTCTCGAAAAGAAAGTAGTACCCAGCAAAATCGATGGCATCAATGTGGATTTCGAAAATATCAGTCCTACAAACAAAGCGGATTTCGTCGATTTCATCAAACAACTGAAGAAGACATTTTCGCCCCATGGCATCGTCGTGTCTGTCGATGTCACACGGGAAAACCCGGATCCGTACTGGTCGGGAAGCTACGATCGAAAAGAGCTCGGAAAAACAGCCGATTACATGATCATGATGGGATATGATGAAGATCTGGGTGGAGGCGAAAAGGTGGGATCCGTAGCCTCTCTCCAGTGGGTGGAGGAGGGAGTGCAGCTCTTGTTGAGGGATGTTCCAGCGGAAAAGGTCTTGCTTGCAATTCCTTTCTACACCAGAGAATGGGTCACGAACCTATCGACCCATCAATCGGTTCGCTTTGACCGCAGTATGGTAGAAACGCAGCAGCTGTTACAGGAGAAGAAGCTAACCAAGAAATGGGACGACAAAACGAAGCAAAACTACGTAGAGTTCATCGAGAATGGAGAGAAGCATCAGATCTGGATTGAGGACGAAATGTCAATGAAACACAGATTGGAACTGGTTAACAAATACAAACTGAAAGGTTCCGCTGTCTGGTATGTAGGGCAGGAAACGCCCGATATCTGGCCGATCTTTCAATGA
- a CDS encoding AAA family ATPase, whose amino-acid sequence MRRYQWIKWRKILLWLGIIATVLIVLTVGGPTYWAVAWGIVSLLFQLLFAILFIIIQFVALFWFLARGRTYWILPGETGSTWEDYRGNPEIVENAKRIVTLLKGVKEFKEMGGEAIRGLLLCGPPGTGKSYLAQVIANEAQVPFAYASAPSFQNMFFGVGNLKVMGLYRKARKRASEYGACIIFIDEIDAIGMKRQGGGMMGGGMLGMGGAGLLNELLLQMDPPNIDNTKIAKLMRTLGLRRKKAERPAVMTIAATNLPDILDSALLRPGRFDRQLWVDSPDYDGRIDVFQYYLKKVKHDESLTPEKAALDTIGYSPAQIKHIVNESVVIAHQRGAQVANYDDFRAAMETYEWGIKQPLRSMSDDEKRNVAYHEAGHAVAQFFLKPHERVWKVTIIRRGGALGLAATKPTHERYNRSDSEILAAIQVCLAARAVEEEFLGKKLNGVTSDLHQATELAGAYLGIVGMGDELFSWLATGSRIDGLKTLRPKINELLREQMELVKKLVLEYADFVHAIAEELLKRGDLTGEEIEEIHAQLYGQRLPEPDVKPDVEE is encoded by the coding sequence ATGAGGAGATATCAGTGGATCAAGTGGCGTAAAATCCTCCTCTGGCTCGGAATCATAGCGACGGTATTGATTGTCCTGACCGTGGGAGGACCGACTTACTGGGCAGTTGCCTGGGGAATTGTTTCACTGTTGTTTCAACTTCTATTTGCCATCCTGTTCATCATTATTCAGTTTGTTGCTTTGTTTTGGTTTTTAGCCCGCGGGCGAACGTATTGGATCTTGCCCGGTGAGACTGGCTCGACGTGGGAGGACTACCGCGGAAACCCCGAGATCGTGGAGAATGCCAAGCGGATCGTCACCCTGCTCAAAGGGGTAAAAGAGTTCAAGGAAATGGGAGGAGAAGCGATTCGTGGACTGCTCCTATGCGGGCCGCCAGGGACTGGAAAATCTTACCTAGCTCAGGTCATTGCCAACGAAGCACAGGTCCCTTTTGCGTATGCATCAGCACCCAGCTTTCAAAACATGTTCTTTGGGGTAGGGAATCTCAAGGTCATGGGGTTGTACCGAAAAGCGAGAAAGCGGGCAAGCGAATATGGGGCGTGCATTATTTTCATCGATGAGATCGATGCCATCGGGATGAAACGCCAAGGCGGGGGGATGATGGGGGGAGGCATGCTCGGCATGGGCGGTGCGGGTCTGTTGAATGAACTGCTGCTTCAAATGGATCCACCCAACATCGATAATACGAAAATTGCCAAGCTGATGAGGACTCTCGGCCTGAGGCGCAAGAAGGCAGAAAGGCCGGCAGTCATGACCATAGCGGCAACAAACCTCCCGGATATTCTCGACTCCGCTTTGCTTCGTCCGGGACGATTCGATCGTCAGCTGTGGGTTGATTCTCCCGACTATGATGGGCGGATCGATGTCTTTCAGTACTATCTGAAAAAAGTAAAACATGATGAATCGCTGACGCCAGAAAAAGCGGCCCTCGATACCATCGGGTACAGTCCCGCGCAGATCAAGCATATTGTGAACGAGTCCGTCGTCATTGCCCATCAACGGGGGGCTCAGGTCGCCAATTATGATGATTTCCGCGCCGCGATGGAAACGTACGAGTGGGGGATCAAGCAGCCTCTCCGTTCAATGAGCGACGATGAAAAGCGTAATGTTGCGTACCATGAAGCGGGCCATGCAGTGGCTCAGTTTTTTCTCAAACCGCATGAGCGCGTTTGGAAGGTGACGATCATCCGCAGGGGTGGGGCACTGGGGCTGGCAGCTACCAAACCGACACACGAGAGATACAACCGCAGTGACAGTGAGATTCTCGCCGCGATTCAAGTGTGTCTGGCAGCGCGCGCCGTTGAAGAAGAGTTTCTCGGGAAAAAGCTAAACGGTGTCACCTCCGATCTCCATCAAGCTACAGAGCTCGCAGGTGCTTATCTGGGGATTGTTGGAATGGGAGATGAACTGTTCAGCTGGCTGGCCACTGGATCCCGAATCGATGGACTTAAAACGCTTCGACCCAAAATCAATGAGCTGCTACGTGAGCAGATGGAGCTGGTAAAGAAGCTGGTCTTGGAATATGCCGACTTTGTCCACGCGATTGCGGAAGAGCTGCTAAAACGCGGAGATCTGACGGGTGAAGAAATCGAGGAGATTCATGCGCAGCTGTATGGACAGCGTCTTCCAGAGCCGGATGTGAAACCTGATGTGGAAGAATAG
- a CDS encoding ribonuclease J — protein MLVSTLSIFALGGVYEIGKNMYGVQYGDDIVLIDCGSKFPDESLLGIDLIIPDITYLLENPDKVRGLIVTHGHEDHIGGIPYLLRQFNMPIFGSRLTLGLIEEKLKEHGLLQTTKRTPINSKSVITLGSFTISFFQTNHSIPDCLGVVFETPKGTVVHTGDFKFDLTPVNHQTPDIHRMAEVGNKGVLVLLSESTNAERPGFTPSEKHVGDHLQEAFSKAKHKIFVSTFASNVYRLQQVIDAALLTNRKIMLLGRSMVNVVRIASEQGYLHVPEGMLIEPEEANQLNRNQIAILCTGSQGEPNAALARLSTGNYRHVKVESGDTVILSASPIPGNEKNVSRIVDNLFILGANVIYGSGSATGMHVSGHGSQEELKLMLTLMKPTYFIPIHGEYRMLHQHRLLAESMGMDREDIFIVNIGDVVDFSEGEPKQVRKIPAGNTLVDGFGIGDVGTVILRDRKHLSEDGILVVVVTRNKADGKILSGPELISRGFVFAPEAEALMEEAGRIGLAALIQLQEENVNQWSRLKQGLKESIGQFLYSKTKRRPMILPIIMDV, from the coding sequence TTGTTAGTGAGTACACTTTCCATTTTCGCATTGGGTGGCGTATATGAGATCGGCAAGAACATGTACGGAGTGCAATACGGGGATGACATCGTATTAATTGATTGCGGGTCAAAATTCCCGGATGAAAGCTTGCTTGGAATTGACCTGATTATCCCTGACATTACTTACTTGTTGGAAAACCCTGATAAAGTACGCGGCTTGATCGTAACCCATGGCCACGAAGATCATATTGGCGGCATCCCTTATTTGCTGAGACAGTTCAACATGCCGATTTTCGGCTCAAGATTGACACTGGGATTAATTGAAGAAAAGCTGAAAGAACACGGTCTCCTGCAAACGACAAAACGCACGCCTATAAACTCCAAATCAGTCATAACGCTGGGCTCATTTACGATCAGCTTTTTTCAGACCAACCACAGCATTCCCGATTGTCTGGGCGTCGTATTTGAAACGCCCAAAGGCACTGTTGTACATACCGGAGATTTCAAATTTGATCTGACCCCCGTCAATCATCAAACCCCCGATATACACCGGATGGCTGAAGTCGGGAATAAAGGGGTACTGGTGTTATTGTCTGAAAGCACGAATGCGGAGCGCCCTGGATTCACTCCATCTGAGAAGCATGTAGGTGATCATCTACAGGAAGCATTCAGCAAGGCGAAGCACAAAATCTTTGTCTCTACGTTTGCGTCCAATGTCTATCGCCTGCAGCAAGTGATCGACGCAGCATTGTTGACGAACCGCAAGATTATGCTTCTCGGCAGGAGTATGGTCAATGTCGTCAGGATCGCCTCGGAACAAGGATATCTGCATGTCCCGGAAGGTATGCTGATCGAACCGGAGGAAGCCAATCAACTGAATCGGAATCAGATCGCTATCTTGTGTACGGGCAGCCAAGGGGAGCCAAATGCAGCGTTGGCTCGCTTATCTACTGGAAATTACCGGCATGTGAAAGTGGAGTCCGGGGACACCGTGATTTTGTCGGCATCCCCGATCCCAGGGAACGAGAAAAACGTCTCGCGCATTGTCGACAATCTGTTTATTCTAGGGGCAAATGTGATCTATGGCTCTGGATCCGCAACCGGCATGCATGTATCCGGCCACGGCAGCCAGGAAGAATTGAAGCTGATGCTGACTCTGATGAAACCCACCTACTTTATTCCGATCCACGGCGAGTATCGCATGCTCCATCAGCATCGCCTTCTTGCGGAATCCATGGGAATGGACAGAGAAGACATTTTCATCGTCAATATCGGCGATGTCGTCGATTTTTCAGAGGGAGAACCGAAGCAGGTGCGTAAAATACCCGCTGGCAACACTCTCGTAGACGGATTTGGCATCGGGGATGTCGGTACGGTCATTTTGCGTGATCGCAAACACCTTTCCGAGGATGGCATACTGGTCGTTGTCGTCACGCGAAATAAAGCAGATGGCAAAATCCTTTCAGGGCCTGAGCTCATTTCTCGCGGTTTCGTATTCGCCCCAGAAGCGGAAGCACTCATGGAAGAAGCCGGCCGCATTGGACTCGCTGCCCTGATCCAGCTCCAGGAAGAAAACGTGAACCAATGGAGTCGTCTCAAGCAAGGGCTAAAGGAATCGATCGGACAGTTCCTTTATTCCAAGACCAAGCGTCGTCCGATGATCCTTCCCATCATCATGGACGTGTAG
- a CDS encoding LysR family transcriptional regulator, translating to MELRQLQYFAAICKEMHFSKAAENLCTTQSNLSQQIKFLENELGLPLFDRIGRRIALTDAGQILLEQSKIIFERIDYIQGAISDLKKVDGGKLDIGILPGDGDLLFDALLIDFHRSYPKLSIKVTESTDVYEQVVEGIRDLGVTTTPDKPDDRISVIPLFHEEFVLAVRSDHPAAKAKAIPFEQLQQMKLVMFEAEHQISKIIHACCQQKGISIDSPIVTSTLSTLLSLVEQGVGACILPRLLVDNLNRGNITAVTLLNPTPSQDICIIYHTDRFMGKAAKLFIDVLQSYIQRVMENSNRSLG from the coding sequence ATGGAACTTAGACAGCTCCAGTATTTTGCTGCGATCTGCAAGGAGATGCACTTTTCCAAGGCAGCAGAAAATCTCTGCACGACTCAGTCCAACCTCAGTCAGCAAATCAAGTTTTTGGAAAATGAACTGGGATTGCCGCTATTTGACCGCATAGGGAGACGAATTGCTTTAACTGACGCTGGGCAAATCCTTTTGGAACAGAGCAAGATTATTTTCGAACGCATTGACTATATACAAGGGGCCATCTCGGATCTGAAGAAAGTGGATGGCGGCAAACTGGATATTGGGATTCTTCCTGGAGACGGGGATCTTTTGTTTGACGCTCTGCTTATCGATTTTCATCGGTCGTACCCAAAGCTGTCGATCAAAGTCACCGAATCTACAGATGTGTATGAACAAGTAGTTGAAGGCATCAGAGATCTCGGCGTTACCACAACCCCTGACAAACCCGATGACCGTATCTCCGTGATTCCGCTATTCCATGAGGAGTTCGTCTTGGCAGTACGCTCGGATCACCCTGCTGCCAAAGCGAAAGCGATTCCTTTCGAACAACTGCAGCAAATGAAGCTGGTCATGTTCGAGGCGGAACACCAAATTTCAAAGATCATTCATGCCTGTTGTCAACAAAAGGGGATCTCGATCGATAGTCCGATCGTAACGTCCACTCTCTCGACATTGCTATCCTTGGTTGAGCAAGGCGTAGGAGCTTGCATTCTCCCCCGCTTGTTAGTGGACAATCTCAATCGAGGCAACATCACAGCCGTCACCCTGTTGAATCCTACGCCAAGTCAGGACATCTGTATTATCTACCATACAGACCGGTTTATGGGGAAAGCGGCCAAATTGTTCATCGATGTTCTGCAATCTTATATTCAAAGAGTGATGGAAAACAGCAACCGATCTTTGGGCTGA
- a CDS encoding glycine zipper domain-containing protein → MAEGKDRFQNESEGADNNNAAEAVGTTGGAVAGAAAGSVFGPLGTVAGAVVGGMLGNKAGDVVDNSVENVDREE, encoded by the coding sequence ATGGCTGAAGGCAAAGATCGTTTTCAAAATGAAAGCGAAGGTGCAGATAACAATAATGCAGCAGAAGCAGTAGGTACGACTGGTGGTGCTGTCGCAGGCGCTGCCGCAGGTTCCGTTTTTGGACCTCTTGGTACTGTTGCGGGTGCAGTTGTCGGTGGTATGCTAGGTAATAAAGCTGGTGACGTCGTTGATAATTCTGTCGAGAACGTGGACCGGGAAGAATAA